The segment agtttcacatttttcagttttttcaaacaaattcctctaactttcatacagtttaacttagagaaacaaattataccttaaaatgtaggaaaatttgtcctctttcagccaatgtaactactaaagagctcacatttacagaatttcagctattggcgttgaaccgagatcaacctctcaaattctctgactaactccaagtttggtagtacacaaaaatcacaaaattccttcaaccaaaacagtttttactgctaaaatttaactattttcagcttttttagcatggtcagctatccccattgAGCTCATAAGCTAGTTCAATTAGTTCCTCTTCAGCCAACCATTCAAAAAGCATGTTCCCTTCCAACAGGAGATGTATTCTGATGTCTTATTCTCTTATTTTCTGTGGACGTAGATGATAAAGTATCACCATATCAGAATAGGAAGTGAAAAACTGGAAAGCTTGGGGGGAGTTTCACATGTGACCATCAGCACAGAGACCTGAGCTCATCTCTTCTGGCTATTCTCTCCGTGTACACagaatttttttaaagatactttaaggtttattttccccaaattttcatttattttagtcCAGAAAGGACCTCAGAAGTTGAGAAAAGAGGAATCACACCCTGAATACAAAGTTAAAAGTACAGATTCATGCATCCACATCATGTTTCGTGCATTCTGCAGACGGGTCACACATCAAGCTAGAAAATGCAGATATGCAACGTGCAGAAGGTACGGGAAAGCTATGTGAAAAGCCAGTTTCCTCCACCCAAACACACAGTTTTCATACCTAAATCTATTCGCATAATGAGTGTCAGCGAAAGTAAAGGACATCCGTTTGCATCTCCACCACCACATCCTCCATTTCTCACTTTTCAAACCTCTAAACACAACATTTTAGCTCGATTTAACTTGCTGAGGACGACCGAGAGCGTCTGAAATCTGCAGCTTGTGAAGCTGGATGAAATCAGAGCAGATTAAGTCCTAAGAAACAACCCCCTGCTGAACATCGTTAACAAATTAAACATTAGACAGTCTGGTTTGTAACCATCCAAAACCTTTTCCCCTCAATAAAAATGtgagctgcttcttcttctgtgtaaaTTTGGATCATTTTAATCTCAACACGACAAACCCTTCTTTCTTAAAACATACATTAGTGGTTCTTCAGGAGACAAAATGCAACATTTAACAGGAAATAAATCTGCTTTTATAGCTTTAAACACGAAGTACTGAAGCTTTTTATGGAACTTTGGTTCCAAAACGTGCAGTTTTCGGCCAAAGCCACAAAAGTCCTCCGCTTCCACCCTGCATTAAGACCGAAATACATCTTAAAATCAACAATAGGCTGGAAGAAAAATACGCCATTCAGGAGCAAAGACGTGTGGAATCTGAGCCCACGGTTTGAGAGTATTTGGTGAAAACAGTGGCTGAGTTTTCCTCCAAGTAAAACCGTCCGATTGgtgacaaaacaaagaaagtaGAAATGGTCTGACCTCTTTGGAGAAGTCTAACAGATGCTGCAGCCTCCGGTGGGGCTGCGGAGCTCAAACAAAGGGTCGGACTGGAACTCAAACTGGGAGCCAGACCGGGGGACTGGGGCTGCCAGCGGTGCCCAGTGTTCACGCAGGTTGCTGCAGGACCTCCGTACAAACCGCACTGGTTCGGGGAAGAATACGCACAAGCCGGGACGAAACCGGACAAACCGGACGAGGCCTGAGGAGGAGAGCGAAACAACGAGATCAGAACGCATCGACAAAGCAGATCTAAAATATAAAGCTGGAATACATCAGTTATGGAGCATCTTAGgagatataatatatatatattcacatttattcatttagatcCCAGTTCTTTAAAACTCATGTCTGAGCCTAGTCTTACCCAATAAAGATAAATTATGTGATGGAAACATTTGACTTTCTCTTGTGGTTTGCAtccttttttttgcattttttttttgcatttaaaggactcactacttatatttgtgtattttatttgcattttactgtccctgcttttgatcttaatatttgtcttttatcccactgtagcactttgatatattgttgtaaatgtaaagtgcgttataaataaaatttattattatttttatcatcCAAAAACGTGTATTTTCTGGTATGATGCGTAGCCACGGCAACAGGAAAGTTGCTAAACCTGTAAGCCCTACTAATATcctggaataagaccccaaatcGAGATGAGTTGAAGAGATTTCCGGGATGCAAAACAGgaggaaaaaggaggaaaaagttCAAACCATTTTTTCCCtttgatcatcatgggaaatgtgagatcaatGTTGGATAAAATGGacgattaataaagtattattgaacTGAAACTGATGGAAAGAGCCAAGATGTGGGCAGTATTTGCCGTTCATGCAGGAGCAGGCGGTTCATAGTGATAGTGATTGTCAACATTCGTGATCCTAAACACATGGTTGGGTTTAGGAGTGCTGGGTTTATCCATCCTGTGATGCATGAAACATTTAAATCTCAGTTTCTGAGCACTGCGACTCCAGGGCTGGGATTTGTAATTCTTCATTCTAACTAACCAGCATTATAATAAAGGGACTTTTGTTGGTTAGGATGAGGTTAAAATTAGTCACAATTCATAAACCTCTTTTCAGAAATCTTAATGTAATGATTTGGAGGTTTCAAGCTGTGCTAATTGGACAGTTTTTGAGCCCTAATTGTGATTTTTAATGCTGCAGACTGTTGCATCTCTGACACTTTCCGTGGCGAGACTGCGCCACCTGACTCGATTTACCTTCCAGCAGACTGCTAATCCtgttgtgttcgaaaccacatactactcctactactcattctaactttaactttttttaagttcctggatgcatactagattctcctaaatgttgggtatgcatcatgaggttactactcatactcaaactacccaagatgcaacgtaacgtgacgtcgccgatcgtcatttcctgtcaaaacggcagtttcaagctagctacaacgagggtaggctcacttcctgttttcaaaacaaaagcaccaattgtatcgtaatggctttccctatgataaaaggcaacgggtattttattttgtgaaaataaccggaagtgcgttgctctctgcggctagctttagtagcgccgaattcgtgggaacaaaattgtaaacagccggtatttagtcaggttttcaacacgttggggatctaaacgactactttctcacctgaaaatgtttcaaatgttgctaaagtttacagagtttagagcttaagagaaatcagcttcaggccggctgatttcggctcgggcaggagcgaaatgcattgtgggtaaacgtctgcatactgtctgatcgatgagtatgcagtatggaagtatgtagtatgtagtatgtagtatgcagtatgtagtatgcagaatgtagtatgcggtttcgaacacaggaGAATCACATTCTTTTGTCACTTTTTGATATGCAGGACTATTGAATAATTGTCCTAACTTCCCTTCCAATCCAGCCAGAGTAGAATCAGAATCTCTTTATTCGCCAAATGTACACGTACACAGGAATTTGACCTGGTGTAATGGCGCCGAAGCATATTAAATAAAAGGTTAGCTTAGTggaaacaagtaaaaaaaagaagttgtgCCTTAGAAAGGTTCAGTAGTTTGATCCCCGACCTCCTCGGTCCACATGAAGAAGTGTTCTCAGGAAGTTCCATTTAAATGGAGACCTAAAGCAATACTAAAAGATTAATTATTTTGTCTCTTGTTTGATAAAGTTCTCTTTTCTACTTTTGTGTAAATCagcagaaatacagaaaaacctgaaaaactcAAACCAACAAGATGGATTCCTCCTTCAAAACCTCTGAACAGTGCCGACTCTCACAGCTGTTTTCTGTTTATTCAGAcggaaaatgttcaaaatgttcTCTCCAGGAATGAGCATCCAATCAGAGCAGGAGGAAACCAGAAGAAACATTTAACGTTTTACATGTTAAATGTCTTTATTCACAATCAGTTTACAAGCTCACATAGTTTAATCCTTCATTCATACTCTGATAAATTAAATGGGAATGTTTCTTATTTACCTGCTGTGGATATTTCAGGTTCAGCTCACCGCTGCTTTTCTCTGCAGGAAACTGTCTGCTGCTCACTCCCCATTCTTCCACTTTGGCTGAATGTCCATCAGATCCAGACAGAACTATAAATAAAACAGGTCATGCTAAATTAGCAGGAATTAAAAAGTACTTTTTCCTCAGGAAACATGACTTTAAATCCGCGGTCATTTTTGAGCATTCATAAATCAAAAAGCAGACAAACTCCTTTTTAAATCGACATCGTTTCAAATGTTGATCTTTTAAAGCAAATGTTGTAACAAAGTCTGAATAAAGTGGGAAGTTTTAATCAACATTACTGTTTTCAGGGTGTGTTTTATGTGCAGAAGTTTGAAAGATCTGAACTCATCAGAAAGTACATTTACTATCGGATTATGGCTGAATTAGGGGAAAAGGTGATGAAACGGTTGAcaaatgtttgtatttttatAGAATTTATATCTGTGATTCATTTGTAAAATGGTGGAACAAAAGGTGAGAAGTAAATGTGTTCATTCTGGATTTTGgtggttttgttttaaataaaaattcagTCTTTTTTGTCACAAATTTCTAAAAGAAGCGATAGTAATTTATTGTAAtgctttcatttaaaatgttcaacattttgaatatgaaatctgcacgatatctttgaacttatctggactgttgcttgtttttaaattcattcaaatgattttttatttgtttctctttatattctttttatgtatttttaatgcttcttccactccctgctgcaatgcttttattttatgtaaaacactttgaattgttttgtacatgaaatgtgctacaaataaatttgatttgattttgatttgaacatttttaataaataaatcgaaGGTTTTTAAGGTAAAAATCAAGCGTTTAAACGTTTAAATTAATATTCTTTAATTTCGAGATGAAACCGAGTTTTAATCAGCAaatgttttaaagttttaaaaatgcACAAAAGTGGAGGTTAAAATCGAAATAAACGACACCAACCTGGCGGCTCCCTGAAGGCGCGGAAGCCCAGAATATTGTTCCAGCTCTGCGCAACGTCGGTTCTGGTCCCGGTTCTGGTCCCGGTGGGGGCCTCGGGTCCGCTGCAGGAGGAGAACGGGCATATGTGTCCGTACTGAAGCTGCACCGGGGCCGCGTTGATGCCATCATACTGCTGGTGTGTAAATGTCCCGACTTTATTCCTGAGGATCCGGCTGATGGAGCTGACAGACGGCACGTTGGACTTATCGCACACCCCGTCGGAGAGCAGCCGGTCCCGGATCTCCCAGGCGAAAATGCCCGGGTCCCCCTGCTTGTAGTCCCGGATGCTGTTGACCACGGCGGGGGTGGTGACCCGGGGCTTGCTGCCGCCGATGGCCCCGGGCAGGATGGAGCCGGTCTCGTGGTACCGGGCCAGGATCTTGGAGACGCAGCCGTGGGAGACGCGCAGCTGGCGGCTGATGTCGCAGGGCCGCATGCCGAGCTGCGCCAGCTCCACGATCCGCAGCCGCACCGCGTTGGGCAGCGGGCGGCCGTTCACGAACAGCCCGCCCAGCTGGTTCACCTCCCCGTAACTCTGCTCTGCACACACGGGACACGGTTCatcatccagctgtgagacggCAGCTGGATAATACTTCAGAAAAATCACCGTTTTCATGCAGAAAATAAGAAATTAGAAACAACTTCACAGTTTCAGGAACTTCCAGGTTAAAAAGAAAACGTGTTTCCTTTATAATTACTGATAAAAACAGCACCTCTTTAATTATAATTAATGATGTGAGgttcaaatgaaaaaattaaacattgtttttttaattcattacaATTTTGCTACTCAACAATTTAACCTCATTAGTTATGGAGCAGAAAGCTTTCTATTAAAATAGAAATTACAAACATGAAAAGTTACATTTTCTCATCACAgtttgaaagaaagaaacttaTCCGATTCATCTATATTTATTATGAGTCCTTTATGCTTTTACTCTTTGGGTTTAAGCTCATCAAACtttagactttttaaaaaaataaggaCTCCTCCAACAGTACAAAGTTAGAATATTAATGCTCATCATTAATgaggaaagaggaaaaacacagaAGTGGGCTTTTAAGCTCTTAAGGATCATTTTTGGGTTTAAAGCTGCTTTGATTTGTAACTTTGTTCatttagaaaaaatgttttagcttctttaaaagctgttttttttatcatttctgaTCAACCTTCAGCTGTTTTGTGTTGATCTGATAAAAGAAGAAGCTTCGGCAGATAAACTGTTTCTGAACCTCCAGGTGAAATTCAGCTGTGTGAACATTTGTTTTCAGTTCTCGTCCTTTTTCTGCATCTTTAACCTCCTATTTCAGGTAAATATACAGAAAAGAACAACTTCTGCTTTCTGCATCTTATGAAACttgatttaaaacaaaacttttctcattttttttgaGAATTAAAGTAATTTATCTTTATGTATTTTCTAGTTATTTTAATTCGCTTTAA is part of the Odontesthes bonariensis isolate fOdoBon6 chromosome 24, fOdoBon6.hap1, whole genome shotgun sequence genome and harbors:
- the pax1b gene encoding paired box protein Pax-1, whose protein sequence is MKTVIFLKYYPAAVSQLDDEPCPVCAEQSYGEVNQLGGLFVNGRPLPNAVRLRIVELAQLGMRPCDISRQLRVSHGCVSKILARYHETGSILPGAIGGSKPRVTTPAVVNSIRDYKQGDPGIFAWEIRDRLLSDGVCDKSNVPSVSSISRILRNKVGTFTHQQYDGINAAPVQLQYGHICPFSSCSGPEAPTGTRTGTRTDVAQSWNNILGFRAFREPPVLSGSDGHSAKVEEWGVSSRQFPAEKSSGELNLKYPQQASSGLSGFVPACAYSSPNQCGLYGGPAATCVNTGHRWQPQSPGLAPSLSSSPTLCLSSAAPPEAAASVRLLQRAKRFDVRERRCGYTPPRPAETQMKDVQLLAELLPCTQQAHMGGAGFMTSA